In Paludibaculum fermentans, the genomic stretch TCCGATTCGGGATCCCAGGACATTCAAAGCCAAATGCTGTCCATGCTGGAAGGCGTGCTGCCGGCCGATACCACCAAGGGTGTCGGCGCCGCGCTGACGAAGCTATGGGACAGCTTCTCGTCGTGGAGCACGTCGCCCAACTCCGCTACGCAGCGCGATGCGGTACTGAATGCCGCCAAGAATCTGGCGTCGGCCTTCAACCAGGCGGCCGGCCAGGTGAGCCAACTGCGGCAATCGGCTGACAAGCAGGCGCAGACGTCGGTGACCGCGATCAACCAGTTGACGACGCGCATCGCGGCGTTGAACCTGAAGCTCCAGAAGGATGGGCCGGATGCCGGCGTCGACGCGCAGTTGCACGCCGCGCTGGAGGATCTCTCGGGGCTCACCAATATATCGGTGCTGATGCAGTCCAATGGCACGGCTAACGTGTTGATGGACGGGCAGATCCCGCTGGTGATGGGCTCGGAGAGCAAAGCCCTCAGCGTGAGCATCACGCCGCAGGGGACGAACGCGCCGCCAAAGTTCCAGCTCATGTCGGCCGACGGCCAGGATGTGACGAGCCACGCGACGGGCGGCACGCTGGGCGGGCTGGTGGCGTTCCGGACGGGCCCGATTGCCGAACTCGAAGGCGACGGTACTCAACCGGGCACGCTGAACACATTGGCTTCGAACGTCGCGGATCGGATCAATCAATTGCTGACGTCGGGCTACTCGACGCTGGACCCGACTCCGGTGGCGGGTGTGCCGCTGTTTCAGTACAACTCCGGGCAGAATGCCGCGTCGACGTTGCAGATCGTGTCGGGCTTCCAGTCCAGCGACCTGGCGGCGGCTGACCAGGGCAATCCGCCGTCGGTGAATGGAATTGCGCTGCAGTTGGCGGGCTTGCGGGATTCGAGTGCGGCGGCCGACCAGATCAACGGGCAGACCTACGGGCAGTTCCTGAGCTCCATGACATCGAGGGTTGGCTTCCTTTCGAGCGACGCGACCACCAAGGCCTCCAGCGCGGCCGATGCCGTGGTGCAGGCGCGCAGCCTGCGGGAGCAGATCTCCGGCGTGTCGCTGGATGAAGAGGCGGCCAAGCTGGTGGAATACCAGCGCAGTTACCAGGCCAACGCGAAGATGATCCAGGTCCTCAGCGACCTGACACAGACGCTGTTGAATAGTGTTGCGTAAAGGGACTAGCGAATGACCTCCGGAATAAACGCGAACGGGCAGCGCTTCCTGTTGGACATGAAGCGGATGCAGGAGCGCGGCGACCGCGCGCAGCAGCAGATCTCCAGCACCAAGCGCCTGGTGACGGCATCGGACGACCCGGTGCAACTGGGGTCGATGTTGAGTCTAAAGTCGCAGTTGGCCAAGAGTGTGCAGGGCAGGGCGAACCTGGGCCGGTTCCAGACCGAGGTGGATACGGCGGAGACGTCGTTGCAGCAGGCGGTGAAATTGCTGGATAAGGCCGTCACGCTGGGCGCGCAAGGCTCCAGCAGTGCGGCGCCGGTGGACCGGGCGGCCCTGGCGGTGCAAGTAAAGGGCCTGCTGACTCAGATGGTCGGCATCGCCAACACCAACGTGGACGGGCGGTACATCTTCAGCGGCGGCATGGACCAGAAGGCGCCCTACGCGGTGAACCTGGGTTCCACGAACGGGGTGGATCCAACCAGTCAATTCATACCTGGCCGTGTGGTCCAGGATCCGTCGGGCAACCCCTTGCCGGCGGGTTTGACGGCCGATACTGTTTTCAATGCGGCCGGCAGCGATGGAGTGTTCAAGGCGTTGAACGATTTGCGGATGGCGCTGGAGCAGGATAGCGCCAGCGGTACGCAAACCGCGACGGCCGCATTGGATACGGCCTCAGCCTATTTAAATCAACAGCTTGCGCACTATGGGAATTTGCAGAGCCAGATTACCGATGCCGTGTCGGCGGCGAACAAGTCAGAGCTGACCTGGAAGACGGCCCTGTCGGGTATAGAAGACACGGACATGGCGGCGGCGGCAGTGGAAGTGACCCAGAACAAGACGGCCAGGGAAGCGGCATATGCCGCCGAATCGAGCAGGCCGCGGACGAGTCTTTTCGACTTTCTGAAGTAGCGAAGAATTTTTCCTAAAACTCTTCACTATTCTTTCGATGCAATGGTTAGCAAAGACTTGCGCCACTTCCATGACGAATCGTATACATGATCGCGCGGTAAACCTTCTTGAGGTTTCCCGGAGAAGCTGGACCGGTGCGGCGGGCGCCGCGGCCGGCCTGATGGAGGCAGACGAAGGCACCATGATGGCTCCCGGCAGCTCGATGGAAGAAGAACAGCTGGAACTGCTGGAGGCGATTGCGGCCAGCATGAACGAGTGCTCAGCCTCGGGCACTTACACCGCGTCCTCGAAGATCCGCCACATGGCGATCACGGCGTTGCTGGAACAGGTGTGCGCACCGCAGCAAGTGGAGCGGCCGGTTGCGCGTCAGGAGGACGGTTTCTCGTCCTGGATGCGAAACAACCGCTTGGTGCCGTCCCTCAGGACCTGACCCTTCTTCCGGACCGATTGATTGAAGACGGCTTCGGCCTGGCGGTCGACTTTGGAGTCGAGCACCAGCAGGCTGCCGGGCTTGATCTTGGCCAAGGCTGCCAGCGGCAGGGAATTGCCGCTGAGGATCACTTCCACTTCCACATCGCTGCGCAGTAAGGTATCGCGAATCTGCTGCTTAACGGGGTCGATCTCCTGGTGATTGGCCGTCGTCTGGCCGCCACAACCGGAATCCAGCATTTTCACGATGGCGCGAACCGGCAGCACGATGCGCATGTCGGACTCGCAGAAGCCCAGTTGGATGCGGCAGGCCATCGTCATGAGATCCTCATCGGCGCCGAACACGGAGGCCATCTCCGGTTTGGCGTGGATCTCCTCCAGGATCACGGGGTCTGTAATGGCCCGCTCCCAGCAGATTTGGAACTCGGGGACGAGCTTGGTGAGCAGCGTCTGGAGCAGTTTCACTTCCACGGCCGTCAGGGGACGGGCGGAGGTGTGCTCGCCGGCGGTGCCACCCAGCATGCGCTCGATAATCGACAGTAAGACGCTGTTTCCAAAGAAGATACCAGCACGCAAGTTGTTGCCGGAGTTGAGTACGACGAGTGTGGAGTCCTCTTCGATGCGGGTGAGGCAGCCGGCGGAATCGTCGCGCTCCATCTTTTCCAGCCAAACCCGGATGGG encodes the following:
- the flgK gene encoding flagellar hook-associated protein FlgK, with the translated sequence MSGLLSSLQTSAQALRVLDRQMATTQNNVNNSQTPGYVKQTASTAAMPFDLSAGLTGGVTSLPEQSSRNQFAEQSVRGSVSDSGSQDIQSQMLSMLEGVLPADTTKGVGAALTKLWDSFSSWSTSPNSATQRDAVLNAAKNLASAFNQAAGQVSQLRQSADKQAQTSVTAINQLTTRIAALNLKLQKDGPDAGVDAQLHAALEDLSGLTNISVLMQSNGTANVLMDGQIPLVMGSESKALSVSITPQGTNAPPKFQLMSADGQDVTSHATGGTLGGLVAFRTGPIAELEGDGTQPGTLNTLASNVADRINQLLTSGYSTLDPTPVAGVPLFQYNSGQNAASTLQIVSGFQSSDLAAADQGNPPSVNGIALQLAGLRDSSAAADQINGQTYGQFLSSMTSRVGFLSSDATTKASSAADAVVQARSLREQISGVSLDEEAAKLVEYQRSYQANAKMIQVLSDLTQTLLNSVA
- a CDS encoding flagellin, which codes for MTSGINANGQRFLLDMKRMQERGDRAQQQISSTKRLVTASDDPVQLGSMLSLKSQLAKSVQGRANLGRFQTEVDTAETSLQQAVKLLDKAVTLGAQGSSSAAPVDRAALAVQVKGLLTQMVGIANTNVDGRYIFSGGMDQKAPYAVNLGSTNGVDPTSQFIPGRVVQDPSGNPLPAGLTADTVFNAAGSDGVFKALNDLRMALEQDSASGTQTATAALDTASAYLNQQLAHYGNLQSQITDAVSAANKSELTWKTALSGIEDTDMAAAAVEVTQNKTAREAAYAAESSRPRTSLFDFLK
- a CDS encoding FliM/FliN family flagellar motor switch protein, with translation MGARQRVAYQNPADPKRNEYTLPAGLPVLDELSSDQLRKAQLLHEALTAALTARLSALLRQPIRVWLEKMERDDSAGCLTRIEEDSTLVVLNSGNNLRAGIFFGNSVLLSIIERMLGGTAGEHTSARPLTAVEVKLLQTLLTKLVPEFQICWERAITDPVILEEIHAKPEMASVFGADEDLMTMACRIQLGFCESDMRIVLPVRAIVKMLDSGCGGQTTANHQEIDPVKQQIRDTLLRSDVEVEVILSGNSLPLAALAKIKPGSLLVLDSKVDRQAEAVFNQSVRKKGQVLRDGTKRLFRIQDEKPSS